From Oryza brachyantha chromosome 9, ObraRS2, whole genome shotgun sequence, a single genomic window includes:
- the LOC107304877 gene encoding uncharacterized protein LOC107304877, giving the protein MAPSARAPQGNGVRSHDDWVVQVNQKIHEEAQKACQYIPPYFRRIDAFGNPRHPSIFSPRPKANRHAVASPPHAAGQPSATETTDDDQVVVAAVGPYHRCSATAQPQPLITYANKCGIVRYLTRFNLDVEGFLKWAKDKEGPARLCYERDSFQMSSQEFAEMLLLDGCLLLFAVFLIRPSIREDKLPAKLARDEEHGKEFRDLSADISFHMQQTRLDLLLLHNQIPFFVLTELHRRLKDTFFAGITRSFEQLALSCFQDVHPFGLKEGEMSPTPMATANGNAGWFPPTVHHLLHLFHWSLVPRDKHAVDTDSIPPREPESHLPSATELEESFTVFTKQKKNDAMGSSSSCCFDITFESSKLHTGGSHLRCGHGVTAYAICMARLLQIDADARLLRNSGILPYTQRTDKEIVDMFRLLVDDCRNTCVPNDLLKLCNDVAAHHQSTGVRVLKGFVMQCFPRQTVTFFVIFAAIISFATLINTVHSMYRYYHPLGHLSPLGR; this is encoded by the exons ATGGCACCTTCGGCGCGAGCGCCGCAAGGAAACGGAGTGCGCTCGCACGACGACTGGGTGGTGCAGGTGAACCAGAAAATCCATGAGGAAGCACAGAAGGCATGCCAGTACATCCCTCCGTACTTTCGAAGGATCGACGCCTTTGGAAACCCCCGACACCCTTCCATTTTCAGTCCTCGGCCGAAGGCGAACCGGCATGCTGTTGCTAGCCCTCCACATGCTGCGGGACAGCCATcggcgacggagacgacgGACGACGACCAAGTAGTCGTCGCTGCCGTCGGGCCGTACCACCGCTGCTCAGCAACTGCACAGCCGCAGCCACTCATCACCTACGCGAACAAGTGTGGCATCGTCAGGTACCTCACACGGTTCAATCTGGACGTCGAGGGCTTCCTCAAATGGGCGAAAGATAAAGAAGGGCCAGCTCGCCTCTGCTACGAGCGGGACTCCTTCCAGATGAGCTCCCAGGAGTTCGCCGAGATGCTGCTGCTCGATGGGTGTCTGCTGCTCTTCGCCGTCTTCCTTATCAGGCCAAGCATACGCGAGGACAAACTGCCGGCGAAACTGGCCCGCGACGAAGAGCACGGGAAGGAGTTCAGGGACCTGTCCGCAGACATATCCTTCCACATGCAGCAAACTAGGCTGGACCTGCTGCTTCTGCACAACCAGATCCCCTTCTTTGTGCTCACAGAGCTGCACAGGCGACTCAAGGACACCTTCTTTGCCGGCATCACCCGCAGCTTTGAACAGCTCGCTCTCTCTTGCTTCCAGGACGTCCACCCGTTTGGTTTGAAAGAAGGCGAGATGAGTCCCACTCCGATGGCGACGGCAAACGGAAACGCCGGCTGGTTCCCACCAACAGTCCATCATCTCCTGCATCTTTTCCATTGGTCTCTGGTGCCCAGAGATAAGCACGCCGTGGACACGGACTCCATTCCGCCGAGGGAGCCAGAGTCGCACCTGCCGAGCGCGACCGAGCTGGAGGAGTCGTTCACCGTCTTCACCAAGCAGAAGAAGAATGATGCCATGGGTAGCAGCAGCTCATGCTGCTTTGACATCACCTTCGAGAGCAGCAAGCTGCACACGGGTGGG AGCCATCTCCGCTGCGGCCACGGCGTCACCGCCTACGCCATCTGCATGGCTCGCCTGCTGCAGATCGACGCCGACGCCAGGTTGCTGAGGAACAGCGGGATCCTGCCTTACACGCAGCGGACAGACAAGGAGATCGTCGACATGTTCAGGCTGCTGGTCGATGACTGCAGGAATACCTGCGTGCCAAATGATCTCCTTAAGCTCTGCAACGATGTGGCAGCGCACCATCAGAGCACGGGCGTCAGGGTCCTCAAAGGGTTCGTGATGCAGTGCTTCCCCAGGCAGACGGTCACCTTCTTCGTCATCTTTGCCGCCATAATCTCATTTGCCACGCTCATCAATACCGTCCACTCAATGTATAGATACTATCACCCCCTCGGGCACCTTTCTCCCTTGGGAAGGTGA